One genomic region from Strix uralensis isolate ZFMK-TIS-50842 chromosome 5, bStrUra1, whole genome shotgun sequence encodes:
- the CYREN gene encoding cell cycle regulator of non-homologous end joining: MAAGARRRRLLPAWMGAAGDERAAAVPPKAGRRQAAARPRAAAAAVQHCMNEAELVDVALAVLAENLRCKEGEEKARSGSEEEQELQPRPKEAPVNTGNAGGGTDRSPALPLHPEAGAGEDAERRTGWEDSEDDALKYVREIFFS; encoded by the exons ATGGCGGCAGGCGCCCGGAGGCGGCGGCTCCTCCCGGCCTGGATGGGGGCGGCGGGGGAcgagcgggcggcggcggtgccCCCCAAGGCCGggcggcggcaggcggcggcAAGGCCCAG ggcggcggcggcggcggtgcaGCACTGCATGAACGAGGCGGAGCTGGTGGACGTGGCCCTGGCAGTCCTGGCCGAG AATCTACGGTGCAAGGAAGGCGAGGAGAAGGCCCGGTCCGGGAGCGAAGAGGAGCAGGAGCTCCAGCCAAGGCCAAAGGAGGCTCCTGTAAACACAGGCAACGCGGGAGGAGGCACCGACCGCAGTCCGGCTCTCCCACTGCACCCTGAGGCTGGTGCTGGTGAGGATGCAGAGAGGAGGACAGGCTGGGAGGACTCTGAGGACGATGCTCTGAAATACGTCAGGGAGATCTTTTTCAGCTAA